A section of the Saliniramus fredricksonii genome encodes:
- the lexA gene encoding transcriptional repressor LexA: protein MLTRKQHELLTFIHERMRESGVPPSFDEMKDALDLKSKSGIHRLITALEERGFIRRLPYRARALEILRMPETLQRPLGGAGSAVGAPRGGFSPSVVEGGKGEGGKVEGGKVKGGKAGVGKGRDHDDARQGGLVDEADIPNPLADEDYERAVNIPVMGRIAAGTPISAIQNPMHTIAVSPDFITGGEHYALEVRGDSMIEAGILDGDIVVIRRQDVANTGDIIVALIDAEEATLKRFRRRGSSIALEAANPAYETRVLGPDRVQIQGRLVSLVRRY from the coding sequence ATGCTCACGCGTAAGCAGCACGAATTGCTGACCTTCATCCATGAACGCATGCGCGAATCGGGCGTGCCGCCATCCTTTGACGAGATGAAGGATGCGCTGGATCTGAAGTCGAAATCCGGCATTCACCGTCTGATTACGGCGCTGGAAGAGCGTGGGTTCATCCGGCGGCTGCCCTATCGCGCGCGGGCGCTCGAAATTCTGCGCATGCCCGAGACTTTGCAGCGTCCGCTCGGAGGCGCCGGTTCCGCTGTCGGCGCTCCGCGCGGCGGGTTCTCGCCGAGTGTCGTCGAGGGCGGCAAGGGGGAGGGCGGCAAGGTCGAGGGCGGCAAGGTCAAGGGCGGCAAGGCTGGGGTTGGCAAAGGGCGTGATCATGACGACGCACGGCAAGGCGGTCTCGTTGATGAAGCCGATATTCCCAATCCCCTCGCCGACGAGGATTACGAGCGTGCGGTGAACATCCCCGTCATGGGGCGCATTGCGGCGGGCACGCCGATTTCAGCGATCCAGAACCCGATGCATACCATCGCGGTCTCGCCCGATTTCATTACCGGCGGCGAGCATTATGCATTGGAAGTGCGCGGCGATTCGATGATCGAGGCGGGTATTCTCGATGGTGATATCGTCGTCATCCGGCGTCAGGATGTCGCCAATACCGGTGATATCATCGTTGCGCTGATCGATGCGGAGGAAGCGACCCTGAAACGCTTCCGGCGACGCGGCTCATCGATCGCGCTCGAGGCGGCGAATCCGGCCTATGAAACACGCGTGCTGGGGCCTGATCGCGTCCAGATTCAGGGGCGGCTGGTTTCGCTGGTGCGCCGTTATTGA
- a CDS encoding ribose-phosphate pyrophosphokinase, with translation MKLVAGNSNRPLAEAIAAYLGIPLGKCQVKRFADMEIFVELQENVRGEDVFILQSTSFPANDHLMEMLILIDALKRSSAKRITAVMPYFGYARQDRRTAGRTPISAKLVANLITEAGADRVLTLDLHAGQIQGFFDIPTDNLFSAPVMVRDIKERMANGDKVVVSPDVGGVVRARALAKRIDAQLAIVDKRRERPGESEVMSIIGDVAGRSCLLVDDIVDSGGTLCNAAEALLEKGATEVYAFITHGVLSGGAVSRIANSKLKELVITDSIMPTEAVKVARNIRVLSIDSLMGEAIARTASESSVSSLFD, from the coding sequence ATGAAACTCGTTGCCGGAAATTCCAACCGTCCGCTCGCCGAAGCCATTGCCGCCTATCTCGGCATTCCGCTGGGCAAGTGCCAGGTGAAGCGCTTCGCGGATATGGAAATCTTCGTGGAATTGCAGGAAAACGTCCGCGGTGAGGATGTCTTCATCCTGCAATCGACCTCGTTTCCCGCCAATGACCATCTCATGGAGATGCTGATCCTGATCGATGCGCTCAAGCGCTCCTCGGCCAAGCGGATCACGGCGGTGATGCCCTATTTCGGTTACGCGCGGCAGGATCGGCGCACGGCCGGGCGCACACCGATCTCGGCCAAGCTGGTGGCCAATCTGATCACCGAGGCGGGCGCCGACCGTGTCCTCACCCTCGATCTGCATGCCGGCCAGATCCAGGGCTTCTTCGACATTCCCACCGACAACCTGTTCAGCGCGCCGGTCATGGTCCGCGACATCAAGGAACGCATGGCCAATGGCGACAAGGTCGTGGTCTCGCCCGATGTCGGTGGCGTGGTGCGCGCCCGCGCGCTGGCCAAGCGGATCGACGCCCAGCTTGCCATCGTCGACAAGCGCCGCGAACGCCCCGGTGAATCGGAAGTCATGAGCATCATCGGTGACGTGGCCGGGCGCAGCTGCCTGCTCGTCGACGACATCGTCGATTCCGGCGGTACCCTGTGCAACGCCGCCGAGGCGCTTCTGGAGAAAGGCGCGACGGAAGTCTACGCCTTCATCACCCACGGCGTTCTCTCCGGTGGTGCGGTGTCGCGCATTGCCAATTCCAAGCTGAAGGAACTGGTCATCACCGATTCCATCATGCCCACGGAAGCGGTGAAGGTGGCCCGCAATATCCGCGTACTCTCCATCGACAGCCTGATGGGGGAGGCGATCGCGCGCACGGCTTCCGAATCGTCGGTTTCCAGTCTTTTCGACTGA
- a CDS encoding amidohydrolase family protein, producing MPRTTLIRNASFLVAYDAATDSHSYRRDCDIVFTDDRIVHIGPGFTGHVDETIDASRLMVMPGLVDIHSHPASEPLNKGWNDELGSAKLWGSSLYEFMPLFRPDAQGIPACASVAYCELLMSGVTTLVDMSGAWEGWLDLFAQSGLRGVVSPMYRSARWYTKDGHVVEYEWDAAGGEKAMAQAMEVVDAAARHPSGRLSGMVAPSQIDTCTPELIRESFAEAERRDLPFQIHAAQSVVEFHEMTRRHGMTPIEWLESLGVLSPRAIIGHGIFLDHHSSALNWPRRDDLASIINSGTTVAHCPVVFQRRGIAIQSVGGYLRRGVKMAIGTDTFPHNMLEELRAVGIGSRMVSEDVWDLRLSQILDCATLGGARALMRDDIGRLAVGAKADIVMVDLDHPMMRPVRDPLRSLVYAAAERAVKTVFVDGAKVVDDGRVLTLDYEAASAALQEAQYRAEGAVAAADWAGRSSYEISPHTYPQA from the coding sequence ATGCCGCGCACCACCCTGATCAGGAACGCCTCCTTCCTCGTCGCCTATGACGCAGCAACGGACAGCCACAGCTATCGCCGGGATTGCGACATCGTCTTCACCGATGACCGGATCGTTCATATCGGCCCCGGCTTCACCGGTCATGTCGACGAAACCATTGACGCTTCGCGCCTGATGGTGATGCCCGGCCTCGTCGACATCCATTCGCATCCGGCCTCCGAGCCCCTCAACAAGGGCTGGAACGACGAGCTCGGCTCGGCGAAGCTCTGGGGCTCCTCGCTCTATGAATTCATGCCGCTGTTTCGCCCGGATGCACAGGGGATCCCGGCCTGCGCGAGCGTGGCCTATTGCGAATTGCTGATGTCGGGGGTAACGACGCTCGTCGACATGTCCGGCGCCTGGGAGGGCTGGCTCGATCTGTTCGCGCAAAGCGGGCTGCGCGGCGTCGTCTCGCCGATGTATCGCTCTGCGCGCTGGTACACGAAGGACGGCCATGTGGTCGAATACGAATGGGACGCCGCCGGCGGCGAGAAGGCCATGGCGCAGGCCATGGAGGTGGTCGATGCCGCCGCGCGCCACCCTTCCGGGCGCCTGTCGGGCATGGTCGCGCCCTCGCAGATCGATACCTGCACGCCGGAGCTGATCAGGGAGAGCTTCGCGGAAGCCGAGCGGCGCGACCTGCCCTTCCAGATCCATGCGGCACAAAGCGTCGTCGAATTCCACGAGATGACCCGGCGCCACGGCATGACGCCGATCGAATGGCTGGAATCGCTCGGCGTGCTCTCACCGCGCGCGATCATCGGGCACGGCATCTTTCTCGACCACCATTCCTCGGCTCTGAACTGGCCCAGGCGCGACGATCTCGCTTCCATCATCAACAGCGGTACCACGGTGGCGCATTGCCCGGTGGTCTTCCAGCGGCGCGGCATCGCCATCCAGTCGGTGGGCGGCTATCTGCGCCGGGGCGTGAAAATGGCGATCGGCACCGACACCTTCCCCCACAACATGCTGGAGGAGCTGCGCGCGGTGGGGATCGGCTCGCGCATGGTCTCGGAAGACGTCTGGGACCTGCGCCTGTCGCAGATCCTCGATTGCGCCACCCTGGGCGGGGCACGCGCGCTCATGCGCGATGATATCGGGCGGCTCGCCGTCGGGGCGAAGGCGGATATCGTCATGGTCGATCTCGACCATCCGATGATGCGCCCGGTCCGCGACCCGCTGCGCAGTCTCGTCTATGCGGCGGCGGAACGGGCGGTGAAGACCGTCTTCGTCGATGGCGCCAAAGTGGTCGATGACGGGCGCGTCCTCACTCTCGATTACGAGGCGGCCAGCGCGGCGCTGCAGGAGGCGCAGTACCGGGCCGAGGGCGCGGTCGCGGCTGCGGATTGGGCGGGGCGTTCGAGCTACGAGATCTCGCCCCATACCTATCCGCAGGCCTGA
- a CDS encoding amidohydrolase produces the protein MRIAADIVLTNGRVWRGLGHGFAEAIALWGGKVLATGPAHEIADLIGPQTQVIDLAGRLATPGLNDAHMHLLPHGAAMEEVDLRPRAAPTLEALLDALRARARETPPGEWVIGRGYDHFRLDTGRHPTRDELDAALPDHPVWIVRTDGHLAVANTMALARAGIDENTPSPPGGLIEKRDGRLTGLLAETARAPVLAVLPRADSEALIGFIERGGRDLLTHGITSCMEAAVGIRDGWLEMQAYQKAHRENRLPLRVYACLMGDVTRNLLPEAEAAGMCTGGGDARLRTGPVKIFTDGSAGGRTAAMTKPYLGGGPDDKGILCLSSDQLTQMVHDAHHAGWQMAIHAIGDAAIDQVLDAYEAALTALPDPQRRHRIEHCGWLRPDQMARMRQMHILPAPQPAFMYWFGDLYLTLAEPERVAASHPMRTWIENGLEPSASTDCPVVEIDPFANLYTMITRKTASGTVLGADQALSLEEALHAYTHAGAYAAREEAIKGRLVPGQLADIAVFDRDFFTVSPEEIRTGACDITILDGRIVYRREEAAG, from the coding sequence ATGCGCATCGCAGCCGATATCGTTCTCACCAACGGGCGCGTCTGGCGCGGCCTCGGTCACGGCTTTGCCGAGGCGATCGCCCTGTGGGGCGGCAAGGTGCTCGCAACCGGCCCGGCGCATGAGATCGCGGATCTGATCGGACCACAGACGCAAGTGATCGATCTCGCCGGGCGCCTCGCCACGCCGGGCCTCAACGATGCGCATATGCATCTCCTGCCCCATGGCGCGGCCATGGAGGAGGTCGATCTGCGCCCGCGCGCCGCGCCGACCCTCGAAGCCCTGCTCGATGCGCTGCGTGCCCGCGCCCGCGAGACGCCGCCCGGCGAATGGGTGATCGGGCGCGGCTACGATCATTTCCGCCTCGATACCGGGCGTCATCCCACACGCGACGAGCTCGATGCCGCATTGCCCGATCATCCGGTCTGGATCGTGCGCACGGACGGGCATCTCGCCGTGGCGAATACGATGGCGCTCGCGCGGGCGGGCATCGACGAGAACACCCCCTCCCCGCCAGGCGGGCTGATCGAAAAGCGCGACGGGCGCCTCACCGGGCTGCTTGCCGAGACCGCGCGCGCGCCCGTTCTGGCGGTTCTGCCGCGTGCGGATAGCGAGGCGCTGATCGGGTTCATCGAACGCGGCGGGCGCGATCTGCTGACCCATGGCATCACCTCCTGCATGGAGGCGGCGGTCGGGATCCGCGACGGCTGGCTCGAAATGCAGGCCTATCAGAAGGCGCATCGCGAGAACCGGTTGCCGCTGCGCGTCTATGCCTGTCTGATGGGCGACGTCACCCGCAATCTCCTGCCCGAGGCGGAGGCGGCAGGGATGTGCACCGGGGGCGGCGATGCGCGGCTGCGGACCGGCCCGGTCAAGATCTTCACCGATGGCAGCGCCGGCGGGCGCACGGCGGCGATGACAAAGCCCTATCTGGGTGGCGGACCGGACGACAAGGGCATCCTCTGCCTGTCCTCGGATCAGCTCACGCAGATGGTCCATGACGCCCACCACGCCGGCTGGCAGATGGCGATCCACGCCATCGGCGATGCGGCGATCGACCAGGTGCTCGACGCTTACGAAGCCGCGCTCACCGCCCTGCCCGACCCGCAGCGGCGCCATCGGATCGAGCATTGCGGCTGGCTGCGGCCCGACCAGATGGCGCGGATGCGGCAGATGCACATCCTGCCCGCTCCGCAACCCGCCTTCATGTACTGGTTCGGCGATCTCTACCTGACCCTCGCCGAGCCCGAGCGCGTCGCCGCCTCGCATCCGATGCGCACCTGGATCGAGAACGGGCTCGAGCCCTCCGCCTCGACCGATTGTCCGGTGGTGGAGATCGACCCCTTCGCCAATCTCTACACGATGATCACCCGCAAGACCGCTTCCGGCACCGTTCTCGGTGCGGATCAGGCGCTCTCCCTCGAGGAAGCCCTGCACGCCTATACCCATGCGGGCGCCTATGCCGCCCGCGAGGAGGCGATCAAGGGCCGCCTCGTCCCCGGCCAGCTTGCCGATATCGCCGTGTTCGACCGTGATTTCTTCACCGTGTCGCCGGAAGAGATCCGTACCGGGGCCTGTGACATCACCATTCTCGACGGGCGGATCGTGTACCGCCGGGAGGAGGCCGCCGGATGA
- a CDS encoding ComEC/Rec2 family competence protein → MGEIARGTAVDGGESGFVGAGARADHDQTDHADFRHAERILAACGAWLRACLAEEVSRRRLFPWCAVAFGLGILLFFAAQGRPHAAAPLAGLALCGVIAWLGRHDHRILRISIAVAMVFAGFTATMLRFERVNAPIIDGIRIAQLTGSVISIEERTSDARLVIRVVAIDDRARDALPARVRVTTRAAGDLRAGDTISARVRLMPPPEAAWPGGYDFARSAWFARIGGVGSILGDARIVAPETPPGFAERVRAAIDNARVSTTRRIFDAIGGQPGAVAAALVTGKRGLITEETNAALRAAGIYHIVSISGLHMVLAAGTIFWLTRAGLALVPTLALGWPIKKIAAVAAIMGAVGYCIFSGAQVATIRAVIMTGVMLGAVLFDRPALSMRNLAIAAILVLAWQPETLLGPSFQMSFSAVVGLIAGAEWMRARENRPGPTPGAAGRFLRWLAAGMLGILTTTIIATIATGPFAAYHFQIANPYGLIGNALALPIVSLVVMPAGVIGVLLIGFGLDHFAWQVMGFGIARVLDVARFVAGFEGSNLPVAAFGSGALALMVIGLLMATLFVSPLRRLAVIPAGIGFALAMTPDRPDLYVDRNGAGAAIRGADGRLVLLGRPSAFVTAQWLKADGDARLMTDAPEDADASLHAGVNCDPLGCTKIFVGGHAVAFVMDARAFLEDCTRAAIIITPLEAPPSCAAPRVIDRMTLQRHGAVSAHFAKNLGADRTQFAAMPDAPAGRDGPSERRIADSDAHHSDFVNSPSGAAPFEGVVVSGGADAEPEQETIRETTSGMAGVRAWEGPAEGVGDRLGAGLGAGLGAWLGAWLGDRPREGPGEPPDGRVAETGVATDGVAGAPRADPIRRLTGVRRANETRPWLLRKTDE, encoded by the coding sequence ATGGGCGAAATCGCGCGAGGCACGGCGGTCGACGGGGGCGAAAGCGGCTTCGTCGGCGCGGGCGCGCGCGCGGACCATGATCAGACGGATCACGCCGATTTCCGCCACGCCGAGCGCATCCTTGCCGCATGCGGCGCCTGGCTTCGCGCATGCCTTGCCGAGGAAGTCTCCCGTCGCCGGCTGTTTCCGTGGTGCGCCGTGGCTTTCGGGCTGGGCATTCTTCTCTTCTTCGCGGCTCAAGGGCGCCCGCATGCGGCGGCACCGCTGGCCGGGCTCGCTCTGTGCGGGGTCATCGCCTGGCTGGGGCGCCATGATCACCGCATCCTGCGCATCTCCATTGCCGTCGCCATGGTGTTTGCCGGCTTCACTGCCACGATGCTGCGTTTCGAGCGGGTCAATGCGCCGATCATCGACGGGATCCGGATCGCGCAACTCACCGGCAGCGTGATCAGCATCGAGGAACGCACCAGCGATGCACGACTCGTGATCCGCGTCGTGGCCATCGATGATCGCGCGCGCGATGCCCTGCCGGCGCGGGTACGGGTGACGACGCGCGCTGCGGGCGATCTGCGCGCCGGCGATACGATCAGTGCCCGGGTGCGGTTGATGCCGCCGCCGGAAGCGGCCTGGCCGGGCGGCTATGATTTCGCCCGCAGCGCCTGGTTTGCGCGCATCGGCGGTGTCGGCTCGATTCTGGGGGATGCGCGCATCGTCGCGCCGGAGACCCCGCCGGGCTTCGCCGAGCGTGTGCGCGCTGCAATCGACAATGCGCGGGTCAGCACGACACGCCGTATCTTCGACGCGATCGGGGGCCAGCCTGGCGCGGTCGCCGCAGCGCTGGTGACGGGCAAGCGCGGGCTGATCACCGAGGAGACCAATGCCGCGCTTCGCGCTGCGGGAATCTATCACATCGTCTCGATATCCGGCCTGCATATGGTGCTGGCGGCCGGAACCATCTTCTGGCTCACCCGCGCCGGCCTCGCCCTCGTGCCGACGCTCGCGCTTGGCTGGCCGATCAAGAAGATCGCGGCGGTGGCAGCGATCATGGGTGCTGTCGGCTATTGCATCTTCTCCGGTGCGCAGGTCGCCACGATCCGCGCCGTGATCATGACCGGGGTGATGCTCGGCGCCGTCTTGTTCGACCGACCGGCGCTGAGCATGCGCAATCTCGCGATTGCGGCGATCCTCGTGCTGGCCTGGCAGCCCGAGACGCTGCTCGGCCCCTCCTTCCAGATGTCTTTCTCCGCCGTCGTCGGGCTCATCGCCGGCGCGGAATGGATGCGCGCGCGGGAAAACCGGCCCGGGCCGACGCCCGGCGCGGCGGGCCGCTTCCTGCGCTGGCTCGCCGCTGGCATGCTTGGCATTCTCACCACCACCATCATCGCGACCATCGCGACCGGCCCGTTCGCGGCCTATCATTTCCAGATCGCCAATCCCTATGGTCTGATCGGCAATGCCCTGGCTTTGCCCATCGTCTCGCTCGTGGTGATGCCGGCGGGCGTGATCGGCGTACTCCTGATCGGCTTCGGCCTCGACCATTTCGCCTGGCAGGTGATGGGCTTCGGCATTGCGAGGGTGCTCGACGTGGCCCGTTTCGTCGCGGGTTTCGAAGGATCGAACCTGCCCGTCGCGGCTTTCGGCAGCGGCGCGCTGGCACTGATGGTGATCGGCTTGCTCATGGCGACGCTCTTCGTCTCGCCACTGCGACGGCTGGCGGTGATCCCGGCAGGCATCGGCTTTGCGCTCGCCATGACACCGGATCGGCCCGATCTCTATGTCGATCGCAACGGTGCGGGCGCCGCAATCAGGGGCGCGGATGGCAGGCTCGTGCTGCTGGGCCGTCCGAGCGCCTTCGTCACCGCGCAATGGCTGAAGGCCGATGGCGATGCGCGGCTGATGACGGATGCTCCGGAGGATGCCGACGCGTCCCTGCATGCGGGGGTGAACTGCGATCCCCTCGGCTGCACCAAGATTTTCGTCGGCGGGCATGCGGTCGCTTTCGTGATGGATGCGCGCGCCTTCCTGGAGGATTGCACACGCGCGGCGATCATCATTACACCGCTGGAAGCCCCGCCCTCATGCGCCGCGCCACGCGTGATCGATCGCATGACGCTGCAGCGCCATGGTGCAGTCAGTGCGCATTTCGCCAAGAATCTCGGTGCGGATAGGACGCAATTCGCCGCCATGCCGGACGCGCCTGCGGGGAGAGACGGGCCATCCGAGCGGCGAATCGCCGATTCCGACGCCCACCATTCCGATTTCGTGAATTCGCCCTCAGGTGCGGCGCCATTCGAGGGCGTGGTGGTAAGCGGGGGAGCTGACGCAGAACCAGAGCAGGAGACGATCCGGGAAACGACCAGCGGGATGGCTGGGGTCAGGGCGTGGGAGGGGCCTGCCGAGGGCGTCGGCGACAGGCTCGGCGCGGGGCTTGGCGCGGGGCTTGGCGCGTGGCTTGGCGCGTGGCTTGGCGACAGACCTCGCGAAGGGCCCGGCGAGCCGCCTGACGGTCGCGTTGCCGAGACGGGGGTGGCGACGGATGGCGTTGCGGGCGCACCTCGCGCCGATCCGATCAGGCGCTTGACGGGCGTTCGCCGCGCGAACGAAACCCGCCCCTGGCTCTTGCGCAAGACCGATGAATGA